A window of the Budorcas taxicolor isolate Tak-1 chromosome 8, Takin1.1, whole genome shotgun sequence genome harbors these coding sequences:
- the CER1 gene encoding cerberus, translated as MCLLCLATDHLPSHPTRQVSIYSISLVTVLQGVNLFLGLTVCETARSGPDSMPLLFLQLLVLLPLGEAVQRGDGRQRQSSVSLMLLERNRRELSVGTQEEAEEKPDLFVAVPHLIGASPAEEGQRQREKMLSRFGRFWKKPERELHPSQGLVSEQIFPRTWGLTQPKDRMPMEKSPLREEAKKFWHHFMFRMSPASQGIILPIKSHEVHQETCRTVPFSQTITHEDCEKVVVQNNLCFGKCGSLPSPEAVQHPHTFCSHCLPAKFTTRHLELNCTGLAMVVKVVMLVEECQCMVKTEHQHGYPEQAGFRAEFHVQDPFIPGFST; from the exons ATGTGTTTACTCTGCCTGGCTACTGACCACCTGCCTTCCCATCCCACAAGGCAGGTATCCATATATAGCATCTCCCTGGTCACAGTCCTGCAGGGAGTGAACCTCTTTCTGGGCCTCACAGTCTGTGAAACTGCAAGAAGCGGGCCCGACAGCAtgcctcttctcttccttcagcTGCTGGTGCTCCTGCCTCTAGGGGAGGCTGTACAGCGCGGCGATGGTCGCCAGAGGCAGAGTTCTGTCTCTCTCATGCTCCTAGAAAGGAATCGCAGAGAGCTCTCCGTGGGCACtcaggaggaagcagaggagaagCCAGATCTGTTTGTGGCCGTGCCACACCTGATAGGTGCCAGCCCTGCAGAGGAgggccagaggcagagagaaaagatgCTGTCCAGGTTTGGGAGATTCTGGAAGAAGCCCGAGAGAGAGCTGCACCCATCCCAGGGCTTGGTCAGTGAGCAGATCTTCCCTAGGACTTGGGGCCTCACTCAGCCCAAGGATAGGATGCCAATGGAGAAATCTCCTCTCCGGGAAGAAGCCAAGAAATTCTGGCACCACTTCATGTTCAGAATGAGTCCAGCTTCTCAGGGGATCATCCTGCCCATCAAAAGCCATGAAGTACATCAGGAGACCTGTAGGACAGTGCCCTTCAGCCAG ACTATCACCCATGAAGACTGTGAGAAAGTGGTTGTACAGAACAACCTCTGCTTTGGAAAATGCGGATCCCttccttctcctgaagctgtgcAGCACCCCCACACATTCTGCTCCCACTGCCTGCCTGCCAAGTTCACCACGAGGCACTTAGAGCTCAACTGCACCGGCCTGGCCATGGTGGTCAAGGTGGTGATGCTGGTAGAGGAATGTCAGTGCATGGTGAAGACAGAGCATCAGCATGGCTACCCCGAACAGGCTGGCTTTCGGGCAGAATTTCATGTCCAAGATCCCTTTATCCCAGGattttcaacataa